The Dyadobacter sandarakinus DNA window AAGATCTTTATCTCCTTCCAACCTGGCTTTTCCAGTCAAGTTGTTTAAAAGTCTTTCCAAAGCAAGACAAATTATCCGCGACTTCCGGCCTGACGCTGCCGTGGGAGTTGGTGGCTTTGCAAGCGGTCCTTTGCTGATGATGGCCTCTCTGGCAGGCATTCCTACTCTTATCCAGGAGCAGAATTCCTATGCGGGCATTACCAACAAGCTCCTGGCCAGAAAAGCCAGGAAGATTTGTGTTGCATACCCGGGAATGCAGGCCTTTTTTCCTGAGCAAAAGCTTGCCGTACTGGGTAACCCGGTGCGCAATGATATTATTGATATTTCCACCAAAAAAGCCCAGGCACTCGAATACTTTAAGCTCGATCCTAACCGGCAAACGCTGTTTGTAATGGGTGGCAGCCTGGGGGCGCGCTCTATCAATGAAAGCATTAATGCAGGCATTGGAGAGCTTGTAAGTTCGGGTTACCAGGTGATCTGGCAAACCGGTAAGGACTTCGCTGAGAAGGCCGGGATCACGGCAGCATTCTCCGGGAATGATCAGGTACGTGTTTTTGACTTTATATACCAGATGGACCTGGCATACGCGATTGCTGACGTAGTCGTATCGCGTGCAGGCGCGCTGTCGGTGTCTGAATTATGCCTGGCAGCGAAGCCGGCAATCCTTGTTCCTTATCCTTATGCCTCAGAAGATCACCAGACTAAGAATGCGGAGGCCCTGGTGCAGGAGAAGGCGGCAATTTTGATTGAAGACGGGCAAGCCCGGAAAACGTTGGTAAGCAAGGCAATCGGGCTTTTGCAGGACCCGGCCAGGCAGCAGCGATTAAAGGAAAATATCAGCAAACTGGCGAAACCTTCCGCAGCACGGGATATTGCTTTGGAAGTATTGAAGTTGATTAACTAATAAAAAGAGCAGTATGTCGTCGTCCCTCACAAATTGGAAAAACATATACTTTGTCGGCATCGGTGGCATCGGCATGAGTGCACTTGCGCGGTGGTTCAATGCCAATGGATTTCATCTTGCGGGTTACGACAAAACGATGACACCA harbors:
- the murG gene encoding undecaprenyldiphospho-muramoylpentapeptide beta-N-acetylglucosaminyltransferase, yielding MPKRVIISGGGTGGHIYPAIAIATALQQLEPDLEVLFVGALGKMEMEKVPRAGYEIVGLPIVGIKRSLSPSNLAFPVKLFKSLSKARQIIRDFRPDAAVGVGGFASGPLLMMASLAGIPTLIQEQNSYAGITNKLLARKARKICVAYPGMQAFFPEQKLAVLGNPVRNDIIDISTKKAQALEYFKLDPNRQTLFVMGGSLGARSINESINAGIGELVSSGYQVIWQTGKDFAEKAGITAAFSGNDQVRVFDFIYQMDLAYAIADVVVSRAGALSVSELCLAAKPAILVPYPYASEDHQTKNAEALVQEKAAILIEDGQARKTLVSKAIGLLQDPARQQRLKENISKLAKPSAARDIALEVLKLIN